One window from the genome of Grus americana isolate bGruAme1 chromosome 2, bGruAme1.mat, whole genome shotgun sequence encodes:
- the PENK gene encoding proenkephalin-A has protein sequence MALLLRLGCSLLALSTCLLPRARADCGRDCAACAYRLGPRAGIHPLACTLECEGKLPSAKAWETCKELLQLAKLDLSEDGNIAPGDKKELDENHLLAKKYGGFMKRYGGFMKKMDELYRVEPEDEANGEFLAKRYGGFMKKDSDDDALANSSDLLKELLGTGDNPEAGHYREINENDGDISKRYGGFMRSIKRSPELEDEAKELQKRYGGFMRRVGRPEWWLDYQKRYGGFLKRFADSILPSEEDGETYSKEVPEMEKRYGGFMRF, from the exons ATGGCGTTGCTCCTGAGACTCGGCTGTTCGCTGCTGGCCCTCAGCACCTGCCTGCTCCCGCGGGCGCGGGCGGACTGCGGCCGTGACTGCGCCGCCTGCGCCTACCGCCTGGGACCCCGCGCCGGCATCCACCCCCTG GCATGTACACTAGAATGTGAAGGAAAGCTGCCTTCTGCCAAAGCCTGGGAGACCTGCAAGGAGCTCCTGCAACTGGCAAAGCTGGATCTTTCTGAGGATGGCAACATTGCTCCAGGAGACAAGAAAGAGCTGGATGAGAATCATTTGCTTGCGAAGAAGTACGGAGGCTTCATGAAAAGATACGGGGGgttcatgaagaaaatggatgaGCTCTATCGGGTAGAACCGGAAGATGAAGCTAACGGAGAATTCCTGGCTAAGAGGTATGGAGGGTTTATGAAGAAAGACTCAGATGATGATGCCCTTGCTAATTCCTCTGATCTGCTGAAGGAGCTTCTAGGAACAGGGGATAACCCTGAAGCGGGGCATTACCGAGAGATAAATGAAAACGATGGCGACATCAGCAAAAGATATGGAGGCTTCATGAGAAGCATAAAGCGCAGCCCCGAATTGGAAGATGAAGCCAAAGAGCTGCAAAAGAGATACGGTGGTTTCATGAGAAGAGTGGGCCGGCCAGAATGGTGGCTGGATTACCAGAAACGATACGGTGGGTTTCTTAAGCGCTTTGCCGACTCCATTCTCCCTTCAGAAGAAGATGGGGAAACTTATTCCAAAGAGGtcccagagatggaaaagagaTACGGGGGATTTATGAGATTTTAA